A single region of the Blattabacterium cuenoti genome encodes:
- the sufC gene encoding Fe-S cluster assembly ATPase SufC codes for MLNIKNLHANIEKKEVLKGINLKINAGETHVIMGPNGSGKSTLASIIAGKKEYNITEGHIYFLNKNLKNFSPEERAHLGIFLSFQHPIEIPGISIINFIKTAINSIRKARNMNEMSSKEILLKTKNIVSQLNMEKDFIYRSLNEGFSGGEKKRSEIFQMIMLDPLLSILDEVDSGLDIDALRIVSRGINAFRNDINSILIITHYKRLLDYINSDYIIHILYNGKIIQSGDKKLAEKLEKKGYDWIIKNNQVKKDCS; via the coding sequence ATGTTAAATATAAAAAATTTACATGCTAATATAGAAAAAAAAGAAGTTCTAAAAGGAATTAATTTGAAAATTAATGCAGGAGAGACTCATGTTATAATGGGGCCTAATGGTTCTGGTAAAAGTACTCTTGCTTCCATTATAGCTGGAAAAAAAGAATATAATATAACTGAAGGTCATATTTATTTTTTAAATAAAAATTTAAAAAATTTTTCACCGGAAGAGCGTGCACATTTAGGAATTTTTCTTTCTTTTCAACATCCAATAGAAATTCCTGGAATTTCTATTATTAATTTTATTAAAACTGCTATTAATTCTATTAGAAAAGCTAGAAATATGAATGAAATGTCATCTAAAGAAATATTATTAAAAACAAAAAATATTGTTTCTCAATTGAATATGGAAAAAGATTTTATTTATAGATCCTTGAATGAAGGGTTTTCAGGAGGAGAAAAAAAACGTAGTGAAATATTTCAAATGATAATGTTAGATCCTTTGTTATCTATTTTAGATGAAGTAGATTCTGGCTTAGATATAGATGCTTTACGTATAGTTTCTAGAGGAATAAATGCTTTTAGAAATGATATAAATTCTATTTTAATTATAACTCATTACAAGAGGTTATTAGATTATATTAATTCAGATTATATCATACACATTTTATATAATGGAAAAATTATTCAATCAGGTGATAAAAAATTAGCTGAAAAATTAGAAAAAAAAG
- the sufB gene encoding Fe-S cluster assembly protein SufB yields the protein MKKNNKILENFTESEYRYGFYTPIESDKIPLGLNEDVIRKITEKKKEPTWMLDWRLESYSIWKKMRPPKWANIKYNIPKFQEISYYSAPKKKINLNNLEEVDPELIDTFKKLGISLEEKKVLSGVATDIVLDSVSLATTFQKKLENKGIIFCSINDALKKYPDIVRKYLGSVVTKKDNFYAALNSAVFSDGSFCYIPKGIRCPMDLSTYFRINENRTGQFERTLIIAEQDSYVSYLEGCTAPQRKENQLHAAVVEIIALENSEIKYSTVQNWFPGNKKGEGGVYNFVTKRGLCEKGAKISWIQVETGSSITWKYPSCILKGDFSIGQFYSLALTKDFQQADTGTKMIHMGKHTKSVIISKGISVGKAQNNYRGLVKISSKAVHSRNFSQCDSLLIGNKCGAHTFPYIHVYNPSSQVEHEATTSKIGENQIFYCNQRGIDTEKAISLIVHGFSCEILKKLPMEFAVEAKKLLEISLEGSVG from the coding sequence ATGAAAAAAAATAATAAAATACTGGAAAATTTTACGGAATCTGAATATAGATATGGATTTTACACTCCAATAGAATCAGATAAAATTCCACTAGGATTGAATGAGGATGTTATTAGAAAAATAACAGAAAAAAAAAAGGAACCTACATGGATGTTAGATTGGAGATTAGAATCTTATTCTATATGGAAAAAAATGAGGCCTCCAAAATGGGCAAATATAAAATATAATATTCCAAAATTTCAAGAAATAAGTTATTATTCTGCGCCTAAAAAAAAAATTAATTTAAATAATTTAGAAGAAGTAGACCCAGAATTAATAGATACATTCAAAAAATTAGGAATTTCTTTAGAAGAAAAAAAAGTTCTTTCAGGAGTTGCGACAGATATAGTCTTAGATTCCGTTTCTTTGGCTACTACATTTCAGAAAAAATTGGAAAATAAAGGTATTATATTTTGTTCTATCAATGATGCTTTGAAAAAATATCCAGATATTGTTAGAAAATATTTAGGATCAGTCGTTACAAAAAAAGATAATTTTTATGCAGCTCTTAATTCTGCTGTTTTTTCAGATGGTTCTTTTTGTTATATTCCAAAAGGAATTCGTTGTCCTATGGATTTATCCACATATTTTCGCATTAATGAAAATCGTACGGGTCAATTTGAAAGAACTTTAATTATAGCAGAACAAGATTCTTATGTTAGCTATTTAGAAGGATGTACGGCTCCACAAAGAAAAGAAAATCAACTACATGCAGCTGTTGTTGAGATTATAGCTTTAGAAAATTCTGAAATAAAATATTCTACAGTTCAAAATTGGTTTCCTGGTAATAAAAAAGGGGAAGGAGGAGTTTATAATTTTGTAACAAAACGTGGATTATGTGAAAAAGGAGCAAAAATATCTTGGATACAAGTAGAAACCGGATCTTCTATTACTTGGAAATATCCATCTTGCATTTTAAAAGGAGATTTTTCTATAGGACAATTTTATTCTTTAGCTTTAACTAAAGATTTTCAGCAGGCAGATACGGGAACTAAAATGATACATATGGGAAAACATACCAAAAGTGTTATTATATCAAAAGGAATATCTGTAGGAAAAGCTCAAAATAATTATAGAGGATTAGTAAAAATATCTTCTAAAGCTGTTCATTCTCGTAATTTTTCTCAATGTGATTCTTTATTAATAGGAAATAAATGTGGAGCACATACTTTTCCATATATTCATGTATATAATCCCTCTTCTCAAGTAGAACATGAAGCAACTACCTCAAAAATTGGAGAAAATCAGATTTTTTATTGTAATCAAAGAGGAATTGATACAGAAAAAGCAATTTCTTTGATAGTTCATGGTTTTAGTTGTGAAATATTAAAAAAATTACCTATGGAATTTGCCGTAGAAGCTAAAAAACTTTTAGAAATATCTTTAGAAGGATCTGTTGGATAA
- a CDS encoding DUF192 domain-containing protein, producing the protein MKKINIFFSLMIISFFFLISEERINYDYDLEDIGNLLEIEFIKNGELYFKNKNSIIKKIDIELAYRDIEKTNGLKFRSSLKENRGMLFLLKNQEEYKKINMKNMRIPLDIVYINQLNTVIFIKKNISPMREIEVIDFSVPDTIKYILEIHAGMSNKWGIKEGITKITWFFSGKNGN; encoded by the coding sequence ATGAAAAAAATAAATATTTTTTTTTCTTTAATGATTATTTCATTTTTTTTTCTTATTTCAGAAGAAAGAATTAATTATGATTATGATTTGGAAGATATAGGGAATTTGTTAGAAATAGAATTTATTAAAAATGGCGAATTATATTTTAAAAATAAAAATTCTATCATAAAAAAAATAGATATAGAATTAGCTTATAGAGATATAGAAAAAACAAATGGATTAAAATTTAGATCTTCTTTGAAAGAGAACAGAGGAATGCTGTTTTTGTTAAAAAACCAGGAAGAATATAAAAAAATAAATATGAAAAATATGCGAATTCCTTTGGATATCGTTTATATAAATCAATTAAATACTGTTATTTTTATCAAAAAAAATATTAGTCCTATGAGGGAAATAGAAGTTATAGACTTTTCTGTTCCTGATACAATTAAATATATTTTAGAAATACATGCTGGTATGTCAAATAAATGGGGTATAAAAGAAGGAATAACAAAAATAACTTGGTTTTTTTCTGGAAAAAATGGAAATTGA
- a CDS encoding HesB/IscA family protein: MVFISEKAKDKLISLMKKEGLSQNISFVRFGVKNGGCSGMSYELTFDQNKQKGDRLFQYEEMKILVDKNSILYLEGTTLEYSDGLNGKGFFFKNPNAKHTCGCGKSFSS; encoded by the coding sequence ATGGTTTTTATATCTGAAAAAGCTAAAGATAAATTAATTTCTCTTATGAAAAAAGAGGGTCTTTCTCAGAATATTTCTTTTGTAAGATTTGGAGTAAAAAATGGAGGATGCTCAGGAATGTCATATGAACTTACTTTTGATCAAAATAAACAAAAAGGAGATAGACTTTTTCAGTATGAAGAAATGAAAATATTAGTAGATAAAAATAGTATTCTGTATTTAGAAGGAACTACTTTGGAATATTCAGATGGATTAAATGGAAAAGGATTTTTTTTTAAAAATCCTAATGCGAAACACACTTGTGGATGTGGAAAAAGTTTTTCATCATAA